A single Perognathus longimembris pacificus isolate PPM17 chromosome 17, ASM2315922v1, whole genome shotgun sequence DNA region contains:
- the Slc16a11 gene encoding monocarboxylate transporter 11 isoform X1, protein MTPKLARPPDGGWGWVVAASAFAVNGLSYGLLRSLGLALPDLAEHFDRSAQDTAWVSALALAVQQAASPVGSALSTRWGARPVVMIGGVLTSLGFFFSAFARSLLHLYLGLGLLAGSGWALVFAPALGTLSRYFSRRRVLAVGLALTGNGVSSLVLAPALQLLLDTFGWRGALLLLGAVTLHLTPCGALLRPLALTGDPPAPPRSPLAALGLSLFKRRAFSIFALGTALIGGGYFVPYVHLAPHALDRGLGGYGAALVVAVAAVGDASARLVCGWLADQGWVPLPRLLAVFGGLTGLGLLAVGLVPAVGSEDSWGGPLLAAAGAYGLSAGSYAPLVFGVLPGLVGIGGVVQATGLVMMLMSLGGLLGPPLSGFLRDETGDFGASFLVCGSFILSGSFIYMGLPRAIPTCRPASPPPTPPPERGELLPVSQAVMLSPKGMGSTRDTTC, encoded by the exons ATGACCCCCAAGCTGGCCAGACCCCCTgacgggggctggggctgggtggtGGCGGCCTCGGCCTTCGCGGTGAACGGCCTCTCCTACGGGCTCCTGCGCTCTCTGGGCCTGGCCCTCCCTGACCTCGCCGAGCACTTTGACCGGAGCGCCCAGGACACTGCGTGGGTCAGCGCCCTGGCCTTGGCCGTGCAACAGGCAGCCA GCCCAGTAGGCAGCGCTCTGAGCACACGCTGGGGGGCGCGCCCCGTGGTGATGATAGGGGGCGTCCTGACTTCGCTCGGCTTCTTCTTCTCGGCGTTTGCCAGAAGCCTGCTGCACCTttacctgggcctgggcctcctcgCTG GCTCCGGCTGGGCCCTGGTGTTCGCCCCTGCCCTCGGCACCCTGTCACGGTACTTCTCCCGCCGTCGGGTCTTGGCGGTGGGGCTGGCGCTCACGGGTAACGGGGTGTCCTCGCTGGTCCTGGCACCCGCTTTGCAGCTCCTTCTGGATACTTTCGGCTGGCGGGGCGCGCTGCTCCTTCTTGGCGCGGTCACCCTCCACCTCACCCCCTGTGGCGCCCTGCTGCGACCCCTGGCTCTCACTGGTGaccccccggccccaccccgcaGCCCCCTAGCTGCCCTCGGCCTGAGTCTCTTCAAGCGCCGGGCCTTTTCAATCTTTGCCCTGGGCACAGCCTTGATTGGGGGTGGGTACTTTGTCCCCTACGTGCACTTAGCCCCCCACGCTTTAGATCGGGGTCTGGGAGGGTACGGGGCAGCGCTGGTGGTGGCTGTCGCTGCAGTGGGGGACGCCAGCGCCCGGCTGGTCTGCGGGTGGCTGGCAGACCAGGGCTGGGTACCTCTCCCGCGGCTGCTGGCCGTGTTCGGGGGTCTGACCGGGCTGGGGCTCTTGGCGGTGGGACTGGTGCCCGCGGTGGGGAGCGAGGACAGCTGGGGGGGACCCCTGCTGGCCGCAGCTGGGGCCTACGGGCTGAGTGCTGGAAGTTACGCCCCGCTGGTTTTTGGTGTGCTTCCGGGGCTGGTGGGCATCGGAGGTGTGGTGCAGGCCACTGGACTGGTGATGATGCTGATGAGCCTCGGGGGACTCCTAGGCCCCCCCCTCTCAG GTTTCCTAAGGGATGAGACTGGAGACTTCGGAGCCTCTTTCCTAGTGTGCGGATCTTTCATCCTTTCTGGCAGCTTCATCTACATGGGGCTGCCTAGGGCCATCCCCACTTGCCGTCCAGCCtcacctccacccaccccccctcctGAGAGAGGGGAGCTACTGCCAGTGTCCCAGGCCGTTATGCTCTCCCCAAAAGGCATGGGCTCCACTCGGGATACAACTTGTTGA
- the Slc16a11 gene encoding monocarboxylate transporter 11 isoform X2, producing the protein MIGGVLTSLGFFFSAFARSLLHLYLGLGLLAGSGWALVFAPALGTLSRYFSRRRVLAVGLALTGNGVSSLVLAPALQLLLDTFGWRGALLLLGAVTLHLTPCGALLRPLALTGDPPAPPRSPLAALGLSLFKRRAFSIFALGTALIGGGYFVPYVHLAPHALDRGLGGYGAALVVAVAAVGDASARLVCGWLADQGWVPLPRLLAVFGGLTGLGLLAVGLVPAVGSEDSWGGPLLAAAGAYGLSAGSYAPLVFGVLPGLVGIGGVVQATGLVMMLMSLGGLLGPPLSGFLRDETGDFGASFLVCGSFILSGSFIYMGLPRAIPTCRPASPPPTPPPERGELLPVSQAVMLSPKGMGSTRDTTC; encoded by the exons ATGATAGGGGGCGTCCTGACTTCGCTCGGCTTCTTCTTCTCGGCGTTTGCCAGAAGCCTGCTGCACCTttacctgggcctgggcctcctcgCTG GCTCCGGCTGGGCCCTGGTGTTCGCCCCTGCCCTCGGCACCCTGTCACGGTACTTCTCCCGCCGTCGGGTCTTGGCGGTGGGGCTGGCGCTCACGGGTAACGGGGTGTCCTCGCTGGTCCTGGCACCCGCTTTGCAGCTCCTTCTGGATACTTTCGGCTGGCGGGGCGCGCTGCTCCTTCTTGGCGCGGTCACCCTCCACCTCACCCCCTGTGGCGCCCTGCTGCGACCCCTGGCTCTCACTGGTGaccccccggccccaccccgcaGCCCCCTAGCTGCCCTCGGCCTGAGTCTCTTCAAGCGCCGGGCCTTTTCAATCTTTGCCCTGGGCACAGCCTTGATTGGGGGTGGGTACTTTGTCCCCTACGTGCACTTAGCCCCCCACGCTTTAGATCGGGGTCTGGGAGGGTACGGGGCAGCGCTGGTGGTGGCTGTCGCTGCAGTGGGGGACGCCAGCGCCCGGCTGGTCTGCGGGTGGCTGGCAGACCAGGGCTGGGTACCTCTCCCGCGGCTGCTGGCCGTGTTCGGGGGTCTGACCGGGCTGGGGCTCTTGGCGGTGGGACTGGTGCCCGCGGTGGGGAGCGAGGACAGCTGGGGGGGACCCCTGCTGGCCGCAGCTGGGGCCTACGGGCTGAGTGCTGGAAGTTACGCCCCGCTGGTTTTTGGTGTGCTTCCGGGGCTGGTGGGCATCGGAGGTGTGGTGCAGGCCACTGGACTGGTGATGATGCTGATGAGCCTCGGGGGACTCCTAGGCCCCCCCCTCTCAG GTTTCCTAAGGGATGAGACTGGAGACTTCGGAGCCTCTTTCCTAGTGTGCGGATCTTTCATCCTTTCTGGCAGCTTCATCTACATGGGGCTGCCTAGGGCCATCCCCACTTGCCGTCCAGCCtcacctccacccaccccccctcctGAGAGAGGGGAGCTACTGCCAGTGTCCCAGGCCGTTATGCTCTCCCCAAAAGGCATGGGCTCCACTCGGGATACAACTTGTTGA